From Geomonas agri, one genomic window encodes:
- a CDS encoding methyl-accepting chemotaxis protein, which produces MFFRKYLSSLRSTYIFMVCFGLLMGVIFPFYSWLFFGAKAFAPLYALGCLAAGFIVGTFCYQIIKEALRLYVEQQLKILGRITGETATVSVSGSGDELQQLMECNEALMNRVLVMVENVSKLAADISNRHGRLTADFTQTVHNHEKQAAREQETIGAVDDMNAFFRDLLKEIEDIAVRTDERASISTEMSAATDAIALSIQDYSASVMETSASIEEMAVSIKGTASNIEALTTSTEQTYHSILTIGNSIGEIRDNSRRTSDCSDRVRVEAVEGMDAMAATIAAMTAIEEHSDRSVDAINRLSQHSLRVGEFLDVIKEVVAQTNLLSLNASIIAAQAGERGKAFAVVAEEVRALAKRTSASTEEIEELVANIQKETAAAETAARLGKDMVAEGVTVSEKADEALHRIEESAAEASRMVQQIAAATDEQASGSKLITEEAEKNLTRVKQFSRAIQEEETGAQLIVRSLERMRALSAKITSSTEEQVRGNRLYMQSVQDDNDKVKALKETCMEQIAIGDVLRNDVAEVDRLIQGTAQEAKKMLGEIETINQLIVAVHREMESFRKL; this is translated from the coding sequence ATGTTTTTCAGAAAATATCTCTCTTCACTGCGCAGCACATACATATTCATGGTCTGCTTCGGCCTGCTCATGGGTGTGATCTTCCCGTTTTATTCCTGGCTTTTCTTCGGAGCCAAGGCCTTTGCCCCCCTGTATGCGCTCGGCTGTCTGGCTGCCGGATTCATCGTCGGCACGTTTTGCTACCAAATCATCAAGGAAGCGCTTCGGCTTTACGTGGAACAGCAACTGAAGATTCTGGGACGGATCACCGGTGAAACTGCCACTGTGTCGGTATCCGGCTCAGGCGATGAGCTGCAGCAACTGATGGAGTGCAACGAGGCCTTGATGAACCGGGTCCTGGTGATGGTGGAAAACGTGTCCAAACTCGCAGCGGACATCTCCAACCGGCACGGGCGCCTTACCGCAGACTTCACCCAGACCGTACACAACCACGAAAAACAGGCAGCCAGGGAGCAGGAAACGATCGGGGCGGTTGACGACATGAACGCCTTCTTCCGGGACCTGCTCAAGGAGATCGAGGACATCGCCGTGCGTACCGACGAGCGTGCGTCCATCTCAACCGAGATGAGTGCCGCCACCGACGCCATCGCCCTCAGCATCCAGGACTATTCCGCCTCGGTCATGGAGACCTCTGCTTCCATCGAAGAAATGGCTGTGAGCATCAAGGGGACGGCTTCCAATATCGAAGCCCTTACCACCTCGACGGAACAAACCTACCACTCCATTCTCACTATCGGTAACTCCATCGGTGAAATCCGCGACAATTCCCGGCGCACCTCCGACTGCTCCGACAGGGTACGTGTCGAAGCGGTTGAAGGGATGGACGCGATGGCAGCCACCATAGCGGCCATGACCGCGATTGAAGAGCACAGCGACCGCTCCGTCGATGCCATCAATCGGCTGTCGCAGCATTCGCTGCGGGTCGGCGAGTTCCTCGACGTCATCAAGGAGGTGGTCGCCCAGACCAACCTCTTATCCCTCAACGCCTCCATCATCGCCGCACAGGCTGGAGAGCGAGGCAAGGCCTTTGCGGTGGTCGCCGAGGAAGTCCGCGCCCTCGCCAAGAGAACATCCGCTTCCACGGAAGAGATCGAGGAACTGGTCGCCAACATACAGAAGGAAACGGCTGCTGCCGAGACTGCTGCCCGGCTGGGCAAGGATATGGTTGCCGAAGGGGTAACCGTGTCCGAGAAGGCGGACGAGGCGCTGCACAGGATAGAAGAGAGTGCCGCAGAGGCATCGCGCATGGTGCAGCAGATCGCCGCTGCTACGGACGAGCAGGCCTCGGGCAGCAAGCTGATCACCGAAGAAGCCGAGAAGAACCTGACCCGGGTCAAGCAGTTCAGTCGCGCCATCCAGGAAGAGGAAACGGGAGCCCAACTGATCGTCCGCAGCCTGGAGCGCATGCGCGCCCTGTCGGCAAAGATAACAAGCTCCACCGAGGAGCAGGTCCGCGGCAACCGCCTCTACATGCAGAGCGTGCAGGATGACAACGACAAGGTGAAGGCTCTGAAGGAAACCTGCATGGAGCAGATAGCCATCGGCGACGTGCTGCGCAACGACGTGGCCGAGGTCGATCGCCTGATCCAGGGTACCGCCCAGGAGGCCAAGAAGATGCTCGGCGAGATAGAAACCATCAACCAACTCATCGTCGCCGTGCACAGGGAGATGGAATCCTTCCGAAAGCTGTAA
- a CDS encoding DUF3943 domain-containing protein, producing MRRLPASASVVLVAVVTVFLVMAVPGRLLAMTGPDVDPRVGASTATTEPPGQQLGRLITLDGASLYSWKNLRSRSGYYVAQADTMPQLYTAAAPQRNLNWETGEGKSYLVPALEIPAFIVLLNALDRVAFHDKETEEGKRTYATNPSTFWHQLSHQDWTFDQDTFKVNQFGHPYEGATMYGLSRSAGLNFWQSLAYSNVGSFLWEMAGENSRPSTNDLITTGNAGALLGEALFRMADLVLEDGGTNPPLGHRLAAAAISPPTAVNRLLFGKRFDTVFPNHSPATLWLCRGGFSIDVHSKNLSTPVKEPSQDGIGIVEFSMAYGLPGKPGYSYNRPLDYFNFEVSTRARQHNLVDTLTIRGLLKGKTYELGRDYRGIWGLYGSYDYISPYLFRVSSTALSLGTTGQYWIGPGVAAQGSLLGGVGFGATGLESEVAEERGYHYGMTPQVLLATNFLFGDRAMVDFTGRWYYVTSLGPDHDGSESVFRGHAGLTLRVHGNHAIGVQYSESIRNTNYVTIPTKYRSEGTISLVYTYVSDRAFGAVEWRDPAER from the coding sequence ATGAGACGCTTGCCGGCATCTGCTTCTGTCGTGCTGGTCGCAGTTGTGACCGTATTTCTGGTTATGGCAGTGCCGGGACGACTGTTGGCCATGACCGGACCCGATGTCGACCCTCGCGTCGGTGCGAGCACAGCAACCACGGAGCCTCCCGGTCAACAGTTGGGCAGGCTGATCACGCTGGACGGCGCCTCCCTTTACAGTTGGAAAAATCTGCGCAGCCGCTCCGGCTATTATGTCGCCCAGGCCGACACTATGCCCCAGCTTTACACGGCGGCCGCACCACAGCGGAATCTTAACTGGGAGACGGGAGAGGGTAAGAGCTACCTGGTCCCCGCGTTGGAAATCCCGGCTTTCATCGTCCTGCTCAACGCTCTCGACAGGGTTGCCTTTCATGATAAGGAGACCGAGGAGGGGAAGAGGACTTACGCCACCAACCCCTCGACGTTCTGGCACCAATTGAGTCACCAGGACTGGACCTTCGACCAGGATACTTTCAAGGTCAACCAGTTTGGCCATCCCTACGAAGGGGCCACCATGTATGGGCTGTCCCGGTCGGCCGGGCTGAACTTCTGGCAATCGCTGGCGTACAGCAACGTGGGAAGTTTCCTGTGGGAAATGGCGGGCGAGAATTCTCGCCCCTCCACCAACGACCTGATCACGACGGGCAATGCCGGAGCCTTGCTGGGAGAGGCGCTGTTTCGGATGGCGGACCTCGTTTTGGAAGACGGCGGCACCAATCCTCCGTTGGGGCACCGGTTGGCCGCCGCTGCTATTTCTCCGCCGACCGCGGTCAATCGCCTGCTGTTCGGCAAGCGGTTCGACACCGTTTTCCCGAACCATAGCCCGGCAACGTTGTGGCTGTGCCGGGGCGGATTCAGCATCGACGTTCACTCGAAAAACCTGAGCACTCCGGTCAAGGAGCCCAGCCAGGACGGTATCGGCATCGTGGAGTTTTCCATGGCCTACGGGCTCCCTGGAAAACCTGGCTACAGCTACAACCGCCCCCTGGACTACTTCAACTTCGAGGTCTCGACCAGGGCCCGGCAGCATAACCTGGTGGACACCCTCACCATCAGGGGACTGTTGAAAGGGAAAACCTACGAGTTGGGTCGGGACTATCGCGGCATCTGGGGGCTTTACGGGAGCTACGATTACATATCTCCCTACCTGTTCAGGGTCTCCAGCACCGCCCTTTCCCTGGGGACCACGGGACAGTACTGGATCGGCCCCGGCGTGGCGGCCCAGGGATCGCTGCTCGGCGGGGTGGGGTTCGGCGCCACGGGGCTCGAATCCGAGGTGGCCGAGGAGCGGGGGTATCACTACGGGATGACGCCGCAGGTACTGTTGGCGACGAACTTCCTCTTTGGTGATAGGGCAATGGTGGACTTTACCGGGCGCTGGTACTATGTGACCAGCTTGGGACCTGATCATGACGGTTCTGAAAGTGTCTTCAGGGGGCACGCGGGGCTGACTTTAAGAGTACACGGCAACCACGCCATAGGAGTCCAATATTCCGAGTCGATACGGAACACGAACTATGTTACTATTCCCACCAAGTATCGGTCTGAAGGCACTATAAGTCTCGTCTACACCTATGTCAGTGACAGGGCATTTGGTGCAGTGGAGTGGCGAGACCCCGCCGAACGTTAA
- a CDS encoding M48 family metallopeptidase translates to MKCLKRLFLPVLLTLSLISGCAVNKSSVGGFNLVSVAEEKDLGDKFAVEVEKQHPVVRDPEVQAYIDGVGRRLLTGVRKQDFPFTFQVVKDDSVNAFAIPGGHTYVNTGLIKAAASETELAAVMAHEMNHVVARHGTRQMTQQYGYNLITTLLLGGQGGALSQMAAELFGKAGGMYYSREMESQADYLGIETMYKAGYNPQGMVSFFKKLDAAEERQPGTIAKYFSSHPETVDRITAIQQEIATQPAKNWLPDSTPEFARVKAKVQKL, encoded by the coding sequence ATGAAGTGCCTGAAACGGCTGTTCCTGCCTGTCCTGCTGACTCTTTCCCTCATCTCCGGCTGCGCCGTGAACAAGTCATCCGTGGGCGGGTTCAACCTGGTCTCGGTTGCCGAGGAAAAGGACCTGGGCGACAAGTTCGCGGTGGAGGTAGAGAAACAGCACCCGGTGGTAAGGGACCCCGAGGTGCAGGCCTACATCGATGGTGTGGGGAGAAGGCTCCTGACCGGGGTGCGCAAGCAGGATTTCCCCTTCACCTTCCAGGTGGTGAAGGATGACAGTGTCAATGCCTTTGCCATCCCCGGCGGGCACACCTACGTCAACACCGGTCTGATCAAGGCGGCGGCCAGCGAGACGGAACTGGCGGCGGTCATGGCGCACGAGATGAACCACGTGGTGGCCCGGCACGGCACCCGGCAGATGACGCAGCAGTACGGCTACAACCTGATCACCACGTTGCTGCTCGGAGGGCAGGGGGGAGCGCTTTCCCAGATGGCGGCCGAGCTCTTCGGCAAGGCCGGCGGCATGTACTACAGCCGCGAAATGGAAAGCCAGGCCGATTACCTCGGCATCGAGACCATGTACAAGGCCGGCTACAACCCGCAGGGAATGGTCAGCTTTTTCAAGAAGCTAGACGCTGCCGAGGAGCGACAACCGGGCACGATCGCCAAGTATTTCTCGTCCCACCCGGAGACGGTGGACCGGATCACGGCCATCCAACAGGAGATTGCCACGCAGCCGGCCAAGAACTGGCTCCCGGATTCGACGCCGGAGTTCGCGCGGGTGAAGGCGAAGGTGCAGAAACTGTAG